GTCTATTTTTAATGATACTGATCTTATTGTCTTTAACATTTTCATTAACGATATTAAGATCAGTATGAATTCCTATTTGTTGATCTGTATCAGTTGTTATGAAAACACTTTGACACTCTTTATCTATATCTATCTCTTTAAAATGATTATAACCATTAGTTGTCACATCAGAATCAGTAAAACTATTTATAATGATTTCACCGTTATTTTGAGGAGTTAATTCTATTTTCTGCACTATCATATTTTTAGTTGCCATACTACAATATCTTGTGTATTTAACTTTTATGTTGTTAGCTTCTGTTACCCAGTTCAATTCTCTTTGCAATAGACCATTTTTTAGGTTCAATTGTCTATTAAATTCTGTGAAAGAAGATGTGTTCATGTCTAATCTTTCACCTTCATAGAATAAATTAATTCCTAATGGATATGGTAGATTAATGATTTCTTCTCCTAATATTGGATGATTACCGTAAATCCCTGGAATGTAGATTCCCCATTTACTTAATGTATGTCTTTGTTTTTCAAGTGTAACATTAGCTGGTAATCTCCAAAAAGTATCGTTTTGTGAAGCCTCTGATAGATCCTCATCAAATGAAGCTCTTATATTGAGATATCCGTTACCTTGAGAGTATGCACCTTCGTAATGTTTATTGCTTTTCTTGTCATATATATCGTTCGTCAGTATCCAACTCATATAATATACCTCTTTTCGTCAAATTCTAGATAAATTCAAGTGTTATAAATGATAAAATTAGTATATCTAGTTTTACGTTAAATGTCTAGGTTTATTTACCTGTAAAATTAATCTAATACGCAAAAATTTTCAATAAGACTCTTGATTCTTTTGTTATTTTAGATATAATATATATTGGTGATTAGTATGTTTGACCTAGATTTTCTATTCGATCAATGCATAACAACCTCTATAAAAGGAATTATTTTAATATTGATTATTCTTGGCTTACAGTACCTTTTCAAGAAAAACTTTACAGCTAAATGGGTATATACACTATGGGCAATAGTCATTATCAGATTGCTTATACCAATCAGTCCCCTTGAAAATGTATTGTCCCTATATAATTTGGGATTAGTGAAAAGAATAACTTTTAACATGAATAATATTATATTAGGTAGATTAGGCACATCATATAGCAACTTTAATTTCATTGGTAGAGATATTCCTGTTGACTTATTAGTAAAAAAAGCATTTACATTAAATTGGAACCATTTATTTGCATCCATATGGTTTATTGGTATTCTATTATTTCTATTTATCTTCATTTATATTAACTTAAATATTTTGTTGCTGTTAAAAAAAAGCAATTTATGTTTGGACAAAAAAATCTTATTTAATATGATTGAATGTCAAAAACGTGTAAAAGTCAAGAAAAAAGTTACCCTATATGTTACTTCACATATATCATCACCTATGACTTATGGAATAATATCTCCCAAAATAATAATTCCAAAAGACATAATTGATAACATAGACGAGAAAGAGCTGCAATTTATTTTCTTACATGAACTGATACATATAAAAAGATATGATGTATTTTTTAATATATTAGGTATGCTGGTATGTACCTTATATTGGTTTAACCCTCTTGTATGGTATATTTTCTTTAGAAGCAAAAAAGATTGCGAATTAGCTTGTGATGAAGCTGTATTAGAATTGCTCAACAGTAAGGATTATACCGATTACGGCTTCACTTTACTAAAAATACTAGAACTTAATTCAAAAAACAATATTAATAATACTCTAATCGCTAAAGCCCTTATTAATGATCGTTCAGAGGCAAATGCAAGAATATTTCAGATCAAAGGCTATACCAAAAAAAGTAAGCCTGCCATCATATTTTCTATTTTCATAATAATAATGATTGGACTTATAGGGTTAAATGATGATACTAGCATAAGACCTTCAATTTCTTATGCCAAAGAAAATCTAAATGATTATTTATATGAATCAGAACATACTGTTCGTTCAAAATTCGGTAATTATCCAATACATACCTTTTTTATGAAGGTAAATAATATTCCTTATTCAATACTCTATTATAATATAATGGGAGAAAAAGTTCAGTTCTGGTATGACGGTACTATAGGAGATAGTTCAAGAAAAACAATTGAAATAACTACTACTGGCTACAAAGATATTAAGCAGGGCATGTCTACTGGTAAAGCTCTATCAATAGCTAAAAAACAAAATATGCAATTGATTGATATAAGAAAAATGGATTCCTTGGAAAAGTACTTTTATATTGATAATAATAGTTACATGATGTTACTTATTGATTCTAATACTCAGCGAGTCTATAGTATAACTCTGTATTAAAGGTGGTATGTAATGGAACTGAAGAAAAAAATATCTATAATATTAATTATTGCACCAATATTATGCTTATTGTATATGTTGTTTATCAAAGATATATTTATAGATTATGATTACAAACCATTAACTGAACCATTAACTAATAACCTATTTGATAATATCAATCTATACATATTCGACTCAAACAATGCTAGCATAACTAAAAGGAATATCTCTACAGGAATGTATACTGATGCTAATTATAAGGATTTTTATGTAATTATAGAAATTCCCATCAATAATTATTTAGTAGAAAACAAAGCTAATACATATATTATCTTTCAATCCCTGCTTCAAGGTACAAGTGAATGGGTAAATAACAATAAATATTCTATCAAAATGTTTTATTTCCAAGATAATAACCCTGATAATGATTGTATAACTTTCTACAACGAAAAATGGGTAGGTCTTGACAAATTAATTTCATGTAAACAACTTATTCCAAAAGAAGCTCTCGGTAATTCTATCTATATAGAATATGCTTCCGAAATAGGTTCATTTTTCTTTTTAAAGAATGGAAATGATATCCGTTTCTTTAATAATTATCTCTCTGTACAATAGAATAATATGATTATAGCTGATAAATTATTGTTTTTCCTTTGTATCACTATCTTCTAGTACATTTTTCAATACTTCCAGATCATTCTTAGTAAGTTTATTATTCTTGACAAAATTAGATACTAACAGACCTATGGAACCTTTGTA
The sequence above is a segment of the Vallitalea longa genome. Coding sequences within it:
- a CDS encoding M56 family metallopeptidase, which produces MFDLDFLFDQCITTSIKGIILILIILGLQYLFKKNFTAKWVYTLWAIVIIRLLIPISPLENVLSLYNLGLVKRITFNMNNIILGRLGTSYSNFNFIGRDIPVDLLVKKAFTLNWNHLFASIWFIGILLFLFIFIYINLNILLLLKKSNLCLDKKILFNMIECQKRVKVKKKVTLYVTSHISSPMTYGIISPKIIIPKDIIDNIDEKELQFIFLHELIHIKRYDVFFNILGMLVCTLYWFNPLVWYIFFRSKKDCELACDEAVLELLNSKDYTDYGFTLLKILELNSKNNINNTLIAKALINDRSEANARIFQIKGYTKKSKPAIIFSIFIIIMIGLIGLNDDTSIRPSISYAKENLNDYLYESEHTVRSKFGNYPIHTFFMKVNNIPYSILYYNIMGEKVQFWYDGTIGDSSRKTIEITTTGYKDIKQGMSTGKALSIAKKQNMQLIDIRKMDSLEKYFYIDNNSYMMLLIDSNTQRVYSITLY